A window of Ptychodera flava strain L36383 chromosome 1, AS_Pfla_20210202, whole genome shotgun sequence contains these coding sequences:
- the LOC139124255 gene encoding uncharacterized protein isoform X1, whose protein sequence is MNRFVIVTFAFLATVYFTCFVDVTAAYDDSEETDDVAIPSKYWSQQLAYLTEIIKLGEQAFEEKIAKEMKASKRGGRPACLGFAGCAPLQASRQSAYKAGHSGGIFGASSPGRKRRTVENVANTQA, encoded by the exons ATGAATCGGTTCGTCATCGTAACGTTCGCTTTCCTGGCAACTGTTTATTTCACGTGTTTTGTTGACGTCACAGCAGCATATGACGACTCAGAAGAAAC GGACGATGTAGCAATCCCGTCAAAATACTGGTCACAACAACTCGCATACCTGACAGAAATTATTAAGCTTGGTGAACAAGCCTTTGAGGAAAAGATTGCCAAAGAAAT GAAAGCCTCCAAGCGTGGTGGGAGACCAGCGTGTTTGGGATTTGCAGGCTGCGCTCCACTGCAAGCCAGCCGGCAATCTGCCTACAAGGCCGGCCACAGCGGAGGCATATTTGGAGCATCAAGCCCTGGACGAAAGCGACGAACAGTTGAAAACGTGGCCAACACACAAgcgtaa
- the LOC139124255 gene encoding uncharacterized protein isoform X2, which translates to MNRFVIVTFAFLATVYFTCFVDVTAAYDDSEETDDVAIPSKYWSQQLAYLTEIIKLGEQAFEEKIAKEMDEQKRGRGCSTAAVCSPAKAARQRLKGYHQRPPLFSGVGNPGRKRRAADSDQA; encoded by the exons ATGAATCGGTTCGTCATCGTAACGTTCGCTTTCCTGGCAACTGTTTATTTCACGTGTTTTGTTGACGTCACAGCAGCATATGACGACTCAGAAGAAAC GGACGATGTAGCAATCCCGTCAAAATACTGGTCACAACAACTCGCATACCTGACAGAAATTATTAAGCTTGGTGAACAAGCCTTTGAGGAAAAGATTGCCAAAGAAAT GGACGAACAGAAGCGTGGAAGAGGATGCAGTACAGCTGCCGTATGCAGTCCGGCCAAAGCGGCACGCCAACGGCTCAAAGGTTATCATCAAAGGCCGCCACTATTTAGCGGCGTTGGCAACCCAGGAAGGAAGCGACGAGCCGCAGATAGTGACCAGGCGTAG